A genome region from Fibrobacter sp. includes the following:
- a CDS encoding methylcobamide--CoM methyltransferase MtbA: MKPEMTSMQRFTSAIELQEPDRIPLLLLLSLHGARELGLPIREYYSRAENVAEAQLRMRNRFHHDCLYAFYYSAIEFEAWGGKVIFRENGPANAGEPFIRDPGQINDLAVPVISQQHSLTRVLKSIEILKAEAGDEVPILGVVMSPFSLPVMQMGFGRYLELIYENLEMFTGLMRVNEEFCVAWANAQLNAGATAICYFDPVSSTTIIPGELYLRTGFEVARRTISRIKGPVCTHFSSGRCLSILDRVSLTGTKAVGVGSEDDIRKIKEATRGKIAVVGNLNGISMRRWTRDEAELKVKQLIRRAGIGGGFILADSHGEIPLQVKEETLSAISDAVFKWGRYPLDWI, translated from the coding sequence ATGAAACCCGAAATGACATCGATGCAAAGGTTCACTTCCGCAATAGAGCTTCAGGAACCTGACCGTATTCCACTGCTGTTATTGCTGTCACTGCATGGCGCCAGGGAATTGGGCTTGCCCATAAGGGAATACTATTCGCGGGCGGAAAATGTCGCTGAAGCACAATTACGCATGAGAAACAGGTTCCATCACGACTGTCTATACGCTTTTTATTACTCGGCAATAGAATTTGAGGCTTGGGGAGGGAAGGTTATCTTCAGAGAAAACGGACCGGCAAATGCGGGAGAGCCTTTTATCAGGGACCCCGGGCAGATTAACGATCTGGCGGTTCCGGTGATCTCACAGCAGCATTCCCTTACCAGAGTGCTCAAATCAATAGAAATCCTCAAAGCAGAAGCCGGCGATGAGGTACCCATTCTTGGGGTTGTGATGTCCCCGTTTTCTCTTCCGGTAATGCAGATGGGGTTTGGAAGGTATCTGGAGTTGATTTATGAAAACCTCGAGATGTTTACCGGATTGATGCGTGTCAATGAAGAATTCTGCGTTGCATGGGCTAATGCTCAGTTGAATGCAGGTGCGACTGCGATCTGTTATTTCGATCCGGTGTCATCAACGACGATTATCCCAGGGGAGCTTTATCTCCGTACCGGGTTTGAGGTAGCCCGGCGTACCATTTCCCGTATCAAGGGACCTGTCTGCACCCATTTTTCATCAGGGCGCTGTCTCTCTATTCTGGACAGGGTTTCTCTGACAGGAACAAAAGCCGTGGGGGTCGGCAGTGAAGATGATATAAGGAAAATAAAGGAGGCAACCAGAGGGAAAATAGCTGTAGTGGGAAATCTCAATGGAATCTCGATGCGCAGGTGGACCAGAGATGAAGCCGAATTAAAAGTAAAGCAACTGATCAGAAGGGCAGGGATTGGCGGGGGTTTTATACTGGCAGATTCCCACGGCGAGATTCCTCTTCAGGTGAAGGAGGAAACGCTTTCAGCAATCAGTGATGCTGTTTTCAAATGGGGACGGTATCCTCTGGACTG